The genomic DNA ATATTAAGAGCCATACGGCTATCCTCAGGTCCTTCTATCAGCCTCCATTGAAAGTACTCAAAACCCTCTGGTTTTATCCAAGGATAATACCTTTTCATATACTCAAGCCTATCTCTGTGCGCGTCAGGTGCAACAAGAGTTGTAAGGGAAGAAGCTACACCTTCAAGCCAAGAGCTGTTTTTACAAAACTCCAGATAAGCATCGCAGGCGAGTTTTACACCGGGTAATACATTTCCAGCAAAAAGGTCTTCACGTGTTAGACCTACAGCTTCACCCAAACGCAGCCATTTTTCAAGCCCCCCATTTTCACCATCATGATTGATTATTCTTTTTATCCACACTCGTCTTACCTCAATGAAGGGGCAGTTGGAGATGATCGCGGCATCCTTCATAGGAAGTATCCTCTGGTAGTAAAACCTGTTTATCACCCAAGCTCTTATCTGACCGGGTGTTAGCTTCCCTTCTATCATAAGCTTGTGAAAAGGATGATTGGTGTGATACCTCTTAGCCCCCTCAACCTTCAGCGTGTTTACAAATTCCTCAAAAGCATCAACTGAAGACACAGCACACCTCCTGCCTGCTTAATAAACCCGCATACCCATAAGAGGGTATGCAGGCAAAAGGAGATTTCAGTTATACTTTGACCATAGAGTAAGCGCTGTACTCGGATCCAACGCTTACCTTCTTGAGGGTGGGCTTGCGCCACTCTCTCCTCATGGCTATCACCTCCTTTTACAAGTATTTGTTATTAATAACTATTATTATTAAATATTGAATTGTCAAGTGATTTAGATCATT from Hydrogenobacter sp. includes the following:
- the pqqC gene encoding pyrroloquinoline-quinone synthase PqqC, whose translation is MSSVDAFEEFVNTLKVEGAKRYHTNHPFHKLMIEGKLTPGQIRAWVINRFYYQRILPMKDAAIISNCPFIEVRRVWIKRIINHDGENGGLEKWLRLGEAVGLTREDLFAGNVLPGVKLACDAYLEFCKNSSWLEGVASSLTTLVAPDAHRDRLEYMKRYYPWIKPEGFEYFQWRLIEGPEDSRMALNILRDYIKTDEDRERCLKALIFKTTVLWNILDALYMEYIVRGRKDYE